A section of the Pseudophryne corroboree isolate aPseCor3 chromosome 11, aPseCor3.hap2, whole genome shotgun sequence genome encodes:
- the TSSC4 gene encoding U5 small nuclear ribonucleoprotein TSSC4 has product MSESEEKDDPPKHFSAFAYDTHLDPGTLSLSESDPELSDDAEVASVTPEEEEEEEVDDVVNPRQGGVQKSFGLPFTLKGTDASFSQRSHGIFEGLQDLQKSSPLPHRNLKQKRKVMTSSLQEVTTLTRENSDSVSAEHEGTESDLLLKSAGRARSTSAKPLVPVGRVPDYLEHPERWTKYSLKDVPDTSDRTNRNTALNFLTELHQRKEAKRVQKKSSTLFYNQDSSSSGEGRILFKRPSKEDQGNKDKSGLHLGPLHMSESWGDEGKEEGDVVVEQAKTEDVGFHGFKKRPRKNIRPKKGEVEEADSP; this is encoded by the coding sequence ATGTCTGAGTCAGAAGAAAAGGACGACCCTCCCAAGCACTTCAGTGCTTTCGCTTATGACACCCACCTTGATCCTGGCACTCTGTCACTTAGCGAATCTGATCCTGAATTGTCAGATGATGCGGAGGTGGCATCTGTGAccccagaagaagaagaagaagaggaggtagATGATGTGGTAAACCCTAGGCAGGGTGGTGTACAAAAATCATTTGGCCTGCCTTTCACCCTGAAGGGTACAGATGCAAGCTTCTCTCAACGTAGCCACGGCATCTTTGAAGGTCTACAGGATTTACAGAAAAGTTCTCCTCTTCCTCATCGTAACTTAAAACAGAAACGTAAGGTGATGACCAGCTCACTGCAAGAAGTGACAACTCTGACAAGGGAAAACTCTGATTCTGTCTCAGCTGAGCATGAAGGTACTGAGAGTGATCTGTTGCTCAAAagtgcaggcagagcacgttctaccagTGCAAAACCCTTAGTACCTGTAGGTCGTGTGCCTGATTATTTGGAGCATCCTGAGCGTTGGACTAAATACAGCCTGAAGGATGTGCCGGACACCAGTGATCGTACCAATCGCAATACAGCTCTTAACTTCCTGACAGAGCTACACCAACGAAAGGAAGCTAAGCGGGTTCAGAAGAAATCGAGCACACTCTTCTACAACCAAGACTCTTCTAGTTCTGGAGAGGGAAGAATCCTATTTAAGAGGCCCAGCAAAGAGGACCAGGGGAACAAAGATAAAAGTGGGTTGCATTTAGGACCTCTGCACATGTCAGAGTCCTGGGGTGATGAAGGAAAGGAAGAGGGTGACGTAGTGGTGGAGCAGGCAAAGACTGAAGACGTGGGCTTCCATGGATTTAAGAAACGGCCCCGAAAAAATATTCGTCCAAAAAAAGGTGAAGTAGAGGAAGCGGATTCCCCTTAA